TAAATGGCTTTTCTGTAGGCCTAGACAGTTAATAGCCAAGAATCTCAACTCCGTGAAGTGcatatttcagattttttttcaaatgAAGCCGGGAATCTATCCTACCTTGGACAGAGCGCGTAACAACTCCTTGACGGGTTACTTGTCAGGTTACCAAGTAGACTACAGGCTAGACTGATTCATGCCTTTGTCATCACGTTTAGTTGCCACAACAAGAACAGAATGctgttatgttttttttcttctaaacacAGTTTTATATTTATCCACCCAGGCTTTCTATTTCTCCCGTGACGATGTGGCTCTTCCTGGCTTCGCGCATTTCTTCAAGGAGAACAGCGACGAGGAGCGGGAGCACGCCGACAAGCTACTCTCCTTCCAGAACAAGAGAGGTGGATGCATTTTACTCCAGGACATCAAGGTGAGCCCCTGAGCATCTAAAAACCCAGTTAGATTGTAGACTGATAGAATGTCTTTACTCCATGGAGGAGAGTGTCTACAGCGTTAAGTTGATCTAGAGATCCTGGAGTTGTCCTGAACATACTGCCTCTAACCACTGAACTGACAGTGTGAGGGGTGTAACTCTGTAAACTTTATCCTAACCTTAATGTCTGCTAGTAGTCCCTAACACTTCTGTGTTCACTCTGTCCTGTGTAGAAGCCAGAACGTGATGAGTGGGGCAATGGGCTGGAGGCCATGCAGTGTGCTCTGCAGCTGGAGAAGAATGTGAACCTGGACCTGCACAAGATTGCCTCTGACAAGGTTGACCCCCATgtaagttaacctctatgggctaggtgggacgcaagcgtcccacccgtggtgcactccatcaacagcaggtgcatttcaagagcggcaaatttgaatccaaataaatgtcaaaattcaaatttttcaaacctacaactattttacaccctttgaaagataaacatctccttaatctaaccacgttttacgatttcaaaaaggttttacggcgaaagcataaatgttaggacagtacatttacaagagttgtgtgtaatgttttgtcaattcaaagacagggtcaccaaaaccataaaaccagctaaaatgatgcactaaccttttacaatctccatcagatgacactcctaggacattgttagacaatgcatgcatttttagttctatcaagttcatatttatatccaaaaacagcgttttactatggcattgatgttgaggaaatcgtttccctccaataaccgtcagtcaagtcagcgtcacaaattaaataattagaaaacattggtaaaatattatattgtcatttaaagaattatagatttacatctcttgaacgcaatcaacttgccagatttaaaaataaccttactgggaaatcacactttgcaataatctgagcactgcgcccagaaaaatacgcgttgcgatacagactagacgtcatgttggggagatctaaaatcgaaaatactatgtaaataatccattacctttgattctcttcatccgatgtcacttccaggtatcacaggtccataacgaatgtagttttgttcaaaaaagctcatcatttatgtccaaaaatctccgtcttgttagcacatgatctaagccagccggacttctcgtcatgaacgaggggaaaaaatatatttacgttcgttcaaacatgtcaaacgttgtatagcataaatcattagggccttttttaaccagaacatgaataatattcaaggtggacgaatgcatactcttttataacgtattggaacgagggtacccaacatgaactcgcgcgccaggtgtctaatgggccatcatcattccatggctcttgttcggtcagatctccctccagaagactcaaaacactttgtaaaggctggtgacatctagtggaagcaataggaagtgccaaaatattcctcagcccctgtgtttttcaatgggataggtttaaaggtaatacaacacatcacatcaggtatccacttcctgtcagaaaatgtctcagggttttgcctgccaaatgagttctgttatactcacagataccattcaaacagttttagaaaatgtagggtgtttt
Above is a window of Salmo salar chromosome ssa03, Ssal_v3.1, whole genome shotgun sequence DNA encoding:
- the LOC123741664 gene encoding ferritin, middle subunit-like → MESQIRQNYHHDCEAAINRMINMEMFASYTSMAFYFSRDDVALPGFAHFFKENSDEEREHADKLLSFQNKRGGCILLQDIKKPERDEWGNGLEAMQCALQLEKNVNLDLHKIASDKVDPHLCDFLETHYLNEQVEAIKKLGDHITNLTKMDAVKNKMAEYLFDKHTLGGQS